A single region of the Mesoaciditoga lauensis cd-1655R = DSM 25116 genome encodes:
- a CDS encoding replication-associated recombination protein A, giving the protein MQKSLWNEEPLAAKARPKDFDEFIGQEHILSKGMPLRLAIENDKLYSCILYGPPGSGKTSLAEIIKNKTHNEFKHFSAATQGVGILKPMMKEAEERFNKTGRPTVIFVDEIHRFTKSQQDTLLPYVEEGAVILIGATTENPSFEVNPALLSRCRVFAFKPLSRENILTILKRALKDSKITFSDEALLDIAELSGGDARTALNLAEEALKAATSMNLKEIDDVERLIQKSIPRYRKHADEHYDFISALHKSMRGSDPDAALYYLAAMLEAGEDPLYIARRIVRFASEDVGLADPRALSIAVDAYQATHFIGMPECSTALAEAVVYCSVASKSNAIYKAYNEAANEARNHPFDEVPLMLRNAPTKLMRDLGYSKGYVYPHDTKNAFVLKNYLPERLKGRVFYRPTERGLEAKIKEKLKKLWKDFKK; this is encoded by the coding sequence TTGCAGAAAAGCCTTTGGAATGAAGAGCCTTTAGCTGCAAAGGCAAGGCCAAAGGATTTTGATGAATTCATTGGTCAGGAGCATATTCTTTCAAAAGGAATGCCGCTAAGGTTAGCCATAGAAAATGACAAACTTTACAGTTGCATATTGTATGGTCCTCCTGGCAGTGGGAAAACATCTCTTGCTGAGATAATAAAAAATAAAACTCACAACGAATTCAAACATTTCAGCGCTGCCACACAGGGTGTGGGAATTTTAAAGCCCATGATGAAAGAGGCAGAAGAAAGGTTTAACAAAACCGGTAGACCAACGGTGATATTTGTGGATGAGATACATAGGTTCACAAAATCTCAGCAAGATACTCTTTTGCCATATGTGGAAGAAGGAGCGGTTATACTAATAGGGGCGACAACGGAAAATCCAAGTTTCGAAGTGAATCCGGCGTTGCTTTCACGATGTCGTGTTTTTGCCTTTAAACCCCTTTCCCGTGAAAACATACTCACAATTCTGAAAAGGGCGCTGAAAGATTCTAAAATCACCTTTTCAGATGAAGCTTTGCTGGATATAGCCGAGCTCTCTGGAGGAGATGCAAGGACGGCTCTTAACCTGGCAGAGGAAGCGCTGAAGGCTGCAACTTCAATGAACTTAAAAGAGATAGATGATGTTGAAAGGCTCATACAAAAGAGCATTCCGAGATACAGAAAACATGCGGATGAGCATTACGATTTCATATCAGCACTCCATAAATCCATGAGAGGAAGCGATCCGGATGCGGCTCTTTACTATTTGGCTGCCATGTTAGAAGCCGGTGAAGATCCCCTTTACATAGCAAGAAGAATTGTGAGGTTCGCTTCGGAAGACGTTGGATTGGCCGATCCTCGCGCACTGAGTATAGCCGTTGATGCTTACCAGGCGACACACTTTATAGGGATGCCGGAATGCTCGACGGCGTTGGCAGAAGCGGTGGTGTATTGTTCTGTTGCCTCAAAGAGCAACGCCATTTACAAAGCTTACAACGAAGCTGCCAATGAGGCAAGAAATCATCCTTTCGATGAGGTACCGTTGATGTTGAGAAACGCGCCAACGAAGTTGATGAGAGATCTTGGATATTCTAAGGGATACGTTTATCCCCATGATACAAAGAACGCATTTGTGTTGAAGAATTACTTACCAGAAAGGCTGAAAGGAAGGGTATTTTATCGTCCGACTGAGCGCGGACTGGAGGCTAAGATAAAAGAGAAATTAAAAAAACTCTGGAAAGATTTCAAGAAATGA